The Takifugu rubripes chromosome 16, fTakRub1.2, whole genome shotgun sequence genome contains the following window.
TGATCATAACCAACTCAAGTCTGGATGTTGGTGCCCAGGCAGACCGACCTGTCAGTCAGTGACTGGATACCAGCTGCAAACTgactggagcagcaggttgGAAGGAACACTAAACACAAAGCCGCCAAGCATCACATGGTGTAGCATTAGCAACGGCTAAGGCAGGAAAACCCCACGGGATCTGTGCTGGCTTCCTGTTCTGAGGATTTTCACATTTTGGTCATTTATTGAAGCTTTTGACCAAAGTGtacagaggggaagaagaggagatggaagTGCTGTCAGGATAGCAGCAGCTCTCAGAAGAGCTGCGTCTCCTACATCTCGTTGAAGGTAGAGAGGGACACTCCTGctctggaggttgttccaccGTGGGaacaaaggaagagaggagTCTGAGATGTTGTGTCTGAACTGgcagctttgccagatgatgCTCATGTGAGGAGCACAGGAGACGAGAGGTAGATGAGTTCCAACCAGATGGTTCCAGTAGGAGATATGTTTTCAGTAATGGGGAAGAAAAAATATTATCAGAACTCAACAGAAGTGATACTCTGATCAAAAACTATTCAGAAAGACtttaaaagtaatttttaaaaatggagatgTGTTCAAATAATAAACAGCTACCCTTCTTCAGCAGTAGGTGATGGCTGCCGTGAGAACATTAGCTGTCTGTATCACAAAGCCTGGCTGCAGAATGTAGCGTGTCGTCTGTAACACGTAGCATGTAACATATAGCAGGTAACCTTTAATATGTAGTGTGTAAACTGTAGTGTGTAGCATCTAACCCTCCAGTATGTAACATGTAGTCTGTATCATGTACCATTTAGTGTGTAACCTGTTTTATGTAATTGGAAGCATGTAGTCCGTAACATGTAATATGTAGCATGTAACATGTATGCAGCATGTAAATACCTAGTATGCATGACACAGCTGTATTCTCTAGCATCTAGCAAAAACTAGCGTGCCTGTAACACGTAGCATAGCCTGCTCTATCTGGCCTGTTCTACGGCACATTTATCCCAGATTTAGATATTGAAGGACAGAATTCTCCAACCTTCTGTTCTTTTGTGTCGTCATTGTTGTCTCCAGGAAAGCAAGTCCCGCCCATCGCCAACGCAGGACGTGACGTTGTTGTTCAGCCCGGAACCTTAGTCGTGCTCAACGGCATTGAGAGTTTGCCCCTTGGCGGTGCCCACATCACAGATTACCACTGGGCGTTGCAGAGCGGCAATAACAAAGTCTCAATTGAGGTATGATGGGCGGGGCTTAAATGTGTTGCTGTGCTCCAGGGCGCCATGTAAAACTCAAACCCCCCAAAATGTTTTGGTTCTGTCCTGGTGTCATGCTGTACGTATCAATAAAGTTTGAACACATTTAAACCCGCAGCAGACGGACCTACCTGACCAGGTACACGTCTCTGGCCTGCAGCCGGGATCCTACATCTTCCAGCTGACCGTCACCGACTCCAACCACCAATCAGACGCCGCCAACGTCAGCGTCCTCGTTCTCAgtccagagcagagcagctgtgagTGCTCATGGGAAATGGAGCCTTTCAATTAATGCTGCTTTTTCTGCCAACAGAAGCCAACAATCACTTTATTGATGAGAAATAATcagattgtgtgtttgagtgattGATCAGTGACACTgatcagtgatgtcatcatcacCTTTAGAGTGAAATTAAGTCAACAAACACTCACCTCTAGAATCTAATGAGCGTTAGAACACtgccacacccacacacacttcactggtgcaggagcagcatgtctgtgcacacacacacacacctgttcaaACCGGTCAGACTGGAAACACTCACAGACCCACAGGCACCTTCTATTTCTATTGGCATCACCTCAAGCTGATTAGAGGTCAGTTTGCAATACTGAGGCCCTGTCAGCATTGTTGTTGTCAAGGTTACGACACGCCCTGTGAGTTTAAagtgcagcaccacagcagagGCCATCAGAGCTGTTGCCATGCGATGTGTTTGTGTTAGACGTCAGTCGGACTGTAGTTTCAGGCTGCTGTTGCATCACGGGAGAACAGTGTAGTCAGTGTGAAGTGAAAGGCAGTGTGTCCAATCAGAGGCTTCCTGGAGGGTCACGTGATCATGTTGCCTATTGTCTGTTGTCAGCATTTTGCCAGGCCCCCGTGAAGGTCGGCCCTTGTCGCGCTGCGTTCCCTCGCTGGTGGTACAACTCTTCCACAGGTGACTGTGAACGCTTCACATTCGGAGGATGtaaaggaaacaacaacaacttcctCTCCAAAGAGgaatgtctgtctgcctgcaagGGAGTCACAGGTACTAGTCCACAGGCGGCACACAGACAGTCCACAGATAGCACAGACAGTACACAGGTGGCACACAGACAGTACACAGATAGCACAGACAGTACACAGGTGGCACACAGACAGTACACAGATAGCACAGACAGTCCACAGACGGCAAACAGTTCACAGATGGCACACAGCCAGTCCACAGACGGCACACAGACAGTCCACAGATAGCACAGACAGTATACTTTAAATCGTAGAGTGAGTCCTGAtgaatttgcttgttttttcagAGACGTCGGAGAGGAGGGTTACTGTACCAACAGCAAGTCAGTCCCATGATGCACTTCTTTGTTGCAGCttagaaaatgtaaaatttcaaagtgtgtgtgtgtctgtgtgtgtgtgtgtctgtgtgtgtgatcagggGTGTGCGGTTCTCTGTGTTCTCCCAGCCAGCTGACCTGTGGGGCTGGCTGCTGTCTGCATAAAAGTCTGGAGTGTGATGGAGTCAAACACTGCAGCGATGGATCAGATGAGAACCACTGCAGCGAACGTAAGActcacacaagtacacacacgcacgaacaCACTTAACTCtgaccttcctcttcttcctcctcctcagtgaaCCAGACCTTCTCACGCCTTCTGGAAATCGATgtgaacagaaaaaaaggtGAGCTATTCAGCTTAGCTAACACAGCAACATGCTAGCAGCGAAAGCTAACATAGCCCGCTCCCTTCTGTTGGCAGCGCGGTGCtcagagcccccccacacaggACCATGTCGCGCGAGTTTCACCCGCTGGTACTACAACCCACTGGACAGGAAGTGCGCCCGTTTCACCTATGGCGGCTGTGATGCTAATGACAACAACTTTGAGGAGGAACCCAAGTGTGAAGAAAGCTGCAGTGGTGTTACTGGTGAGTGCACCTCCCACAATCCTTCATGATCAGGTGGTTCTACTTCCTGCTGGTTGGGTATAGTGTTGTGTTCTGTCTGCAGAGCAAAGCGTCTACTTCAGAGGCCTGTTTGAACGTTTtgaga
Protein-coding sequences here:
- the LOC101073645 gene encoding kunitz-type protease inhibitor 1-like; this translates as MSPCSLSSVLLPLLLLRCAAAEPTAQCNSAFRSGPEDFVLDSEDAVMEGAAILDSAQVPSADACQSLCCERAHCNLALLDPRFRGAEDARNFTCVLFNCIHRNRFVCRFVNLVGYRSFIRESVYLKHLQGPDGDGKQVPPIANAGRDVVVQPGTLVVLNGIESLPLGGAHITDYHWALQSGNNKVSIEQTDLPDQVHVSGLQPGSYIFQLTVTDSNHQSDAANVSVLVLSPEQSSSFCQAPVKVGPCRAAFPRWWYNSSTGDCERFTFGGCKGNNNNFLSKEECLSACKGVTETSERRVTVPTARVCGSLCSPSQLTCGAGCCLHKSLECDGVKHCSDGSDENHCSELNQTFSRLLEIDVNRKKARCSEPPHTGPCRASFTRWYYNPLDRKCARFTYGGCDANDNNFEEEPKCEESCSGVTEQSVYFRGLFERFEKEEESESGNIALAVLLAVAILALLAILTYCFLKSRRKRSHRPVATGPAHVALSEQDTLVYNSTTKPI